Proteins from one Malaya genurostris strain Urasoe2022 chromosome 2, Malgen_1.1, whole genome shotgun sequence genomic window:
- the LOC131431297 gene encoding KRR1 small subunit processome component homolog, whose translation MSDSESDTNDQAGNIEHFNGPVENAWLLKIPEFKQDDNPNGVLEESSFSCLFPKYREKYIKECWPLVEKAVEGYNLRAEMDLIQGNMKVKTTRKTWDPFIILKARDLIKLLSRSVPFEQAVKVLSDEISCDIIKIKNLVRNKAKFVKRRNRLIGPNGCTLKSLELLTNCYVLVQGATVSAIGPYKGLQCVRKVVEETMKNIHPIYNIKALMIKRELMKDDKLKDENWERFLPKFQSKNTTKRKKPKEQKKKKDKTSTPFPPPLLESKVDKQLASGEYFLTEAQKNAKRNQERRDKQKKNSQTQKTRREKEFVAPDENKAKTADVGSDRLDVKSLKNKIAKANKRNKMNK comes from the coding sequence ATGAGTGATTCTGAGTCTGACACAAACGATCAGGCTGGTAATATTGAGCATTTCAACGGGCCGGTTGAAAATGCATGGCTGCTAAAGATTCCCGAGTTTAAGCAAGATGACAATCCAAATGGCGTGTTGGAAGAGAGCTCATTTTCTTGTTTGTTCCCAAAATACAGAGAAaagtacatcaaggaatgttggcCACTGGTAGAGAAGGCAGTAGAGGGTTACAATCTTAGAGCAGAAATGGACCTTATCCAGGGAAACATGAAGGTCAAGACTACCAGAAAGACATGGGACCCGTTCATTATACTAAAAGCAAGAGATTTAATTAAGCTGTTATCTAGGTCGGTTCCTTTTGAGCAAGCTGTAAAAGTGCTGAGTGATGAAATCAGTTGTGATATCATCAAGATCAAGAATCTTGTGCGAAACAAGGCAAAATTTGTCAAACGGAGAAATCGATTGATTGGACCGAACGGGTGTACCCTAAAATCTTTAGAGCTACTAACAAACTGCTACGTCCTTGTACAAGGTGCAACTGTTTCAGCAATCGGGCCATACAAAGGCCTTCAATGCGTTCGAAAAGTTGTTGAAGAAACAATGAAAAATATTCATCCTATCTACAATATTAAAGCTCTAATGATCAAGCGAGAGCTAATGAAGGATGATAAATTGAAGGATGAGAACTGGGAACGATTCCTACCAAAATTCCAATCAAAGAATACCACTAAACGTAAAAAGCCTAAGGAGcagaagaaaaagaaagataAAACTTCTACTCCGTTCCCACCTCCACTGTTGGAAAGTAAAGTAGACAAACAGTTAGCTTCCGGTGAGTACTTCCTTACCGAGGCTCAGAAAAATGCTAAACGTAATCAAGAGCGGAGAGACAAACAGAAAAAGAATTCCCAAACACAGAAGACACGGCGGGAGAAGGAGTTCGTTGCACCCGATGAGAATAAAGCTAAAACTGCTGATGTAGGAAGTGATAGATTAGACGTTAAATCATTAAAGAATAAAATTGCAAAAGCAAATAAGAGAAACAAGATGAATAAGTAA
- the LOC131431298 gene encoding NEDD8: MLIKVKTLTGKEIEIDIEPTDKVDRIKERVEEKEGIPPQQQRLIFSGKQMNDDKTAQDYKVQGGSVLHLVLALRGGW, encoded by the exons ATGCTGATAAAAGTCAAG ACTTTAACCGGAAAAGAAATTGAGATCGACATTGAACCCACGGACAAAGTGGACCGAATCAAGGAAAGAGTAGAAGAAAAGGAAGGGATTCCCCCTCAACAGCAACGACTTATTTTTTCTGGCAAGCAAAT GAACGACGACAAAACGGCACAGGATTACAAGGTCCAGGGTGGCTCCGTGTTGCATTTAGTATTGGCACTACGTGGAGGCTGGTAA
- the LOC131431295 gene encoding uncharacterized protein LOC131431295 yields MDAAEYHFWLQIEKLVGPVPENVKMLLQFSCFCNSSIADLDDELIDQIEQEARTIPTVLRITTNDALMKKYFGVYSHTPNEFRFRSGERRMMKNIAYAVRKKGLDSFIQSLRTIQHHTEARPAVSMHLQNHDPQTLRQLLREKVLNAVNNNHAEILPDYLKVIQDNLDIQIVNEQGYPDAYVFCPLCSTKAKLSKDRTGNIIVSNYTLHVRKYHGFGPLSHGVKRKVDDYSTSEYIPEHMLDPIIKEEPDTSGYEQSSSNPYYQI; encoded by the exons ATGGATGCGGCGGAG TATCACTTTTGGTTGCAAATCGAAAAACTAGTAGGACCAGTTCCGGAAAATGTCAAAATGCTTTTGCAGTTTTCCTGTTTTTGCAACTCGTCCATCGCCGACCTAGACGATGAGCTTATTGACCAAATTGAACAAGAAGCTAGGACGATTCCGACGGTTTTGCGGATTACTACAAACGATGCGTTGATGAAGAAGTATTTTGGTGTCTACAGTCACACACCTAATGAATTTCGTTTTCGTTCGGGAGAACGGCGAATGATGAAAAACATTGCCTACGCCGTTCGAAAAAAAGGCTTGGATAGCTTCATTCAGTCATTACGAACGATTCAGCATCACACAGAGGCACGACCGGCAGTGAGTATGCACTTGCAGAATCACGATCCGCAAACACTAAGGCAGCTACTTCGAGAAAAAGTTCTAAATGCTGTAAA TAATAATCATGCGGAAATTTTACCCGATTATCTGAAAGTCATTCAGGATAATTTAGACATCCAAATAGTTAACGAGCAAGGTTATCCTGATGCGTATGTGTTCTGCCCATTATGTAGTACCAAGGCCAAACTGTCCAAAGATCGCACCGGTAATATTATTGTGTCCAACTACACCCTCCATGTGCGCAAATACCATGGTTTCGGACCACTCAGTCATGGTGTAAAGAGGAAAGTAGACGATTACAGTACATCCGAGTACATCCCAGAACACATGTTGGATCCAATTATTAAGGAGGAACCAGACACCAGTGGCTATGAACAAAGTTCTTCCAACCCGTACTATCAGATTTAG